The following proteins are encoded in a genomic region of Primulina huaijiensis isolate GDHJ02 chromosome 3, ASM1229523v2, whole genome shotgun sequence:
- the LOC140974498 gene encoding uncharacterized protein isoform X1 — MPIKMKPKVTEANRRPRNLQEGVPNWILVAGGALLSTLSIHLGYKLKQFLDTRQTVTRSQSLIGNRKPMDRKKSASFTMHADAFCFHQDEDGSRNVVEVKQNSDGQMMSEPDISLPLVTVPTSAFNEENGVMWSSSPDRLELPQKPFHQSNSSDSPCVSESGSNIFNKREVIQKLRQQLKRRDDMILEMQDQIAELQNSHSVQLSHCSHLQSLLDAANRDLFDSEREIQRLRKAIADHCVGHISSGEKSPTVPTWPAEWKNGHTNGFQEIERNSEWSEKTRGDGERIELLKREVSELKELIEGKDYLLKSYKEQKSELSVKIKELQQRLDSQLPNIL, encoded by the exons ATGCCTATCAAGATGAAGCCAAAAGTCACTGAGGCGAATAGGAGGCCTAGAAATCTTCAGGAAGGGGTGCCAAACTGGATCCTTGTGGCCGGGGGTGCGTTGCTGAGTACATTGTCAATCCACCTGGGCTATAAACTGAAGCAGTTTCTTGATACCAGACAAACAGTGACTAGGAGCCAAAGTTTGATAG GAAATAGAAAACCTATGGATCGAAAGAAGTCAGCAAGCTTCACCATGCACGCAGATGCCTTTTGTTTTCATCAAGATGAAGATG GATCGAGGAATGTGGTGGAAGTCAAACAGAATAGTGATGGCCAGATGATGTCAGAACCTGATATTTCGCTTCCCCTTGTGACTGTTCCGACCTCCGCATTCAACGAAGAGAATGGTGTAATGTGGTCATCTTCTCCTGACCGCCTTGAGCTGCCCCAAAAACCTTTCCACCAGTCGAACAGCTCTGATTCACCTTGTGTTTCCGAATCTGGTTCCAACATTTTCAATAAACGGGAAGTCATACAAAAATTGAGACAGCAATTGAAGAGAAGAGATGATATGATACTTGAAATGCAGGATCAAATTGCAGAACTTCAGAACTCCCATAGCGTGCAGCTTTCACATTGTTCCCATCTTCAATCTTTGCTGGATGCTGCGAACAGGGATTTGTTTGATTCGGAAAGGGAAATCCAGAGATTAAGAAAGGCAATCGCAGATCATTGTGTTGGACACATCAGCTCTGGCGAGAAGTCTCCTACTGTTCCCACTTGGCCAGCTGAGTGGAAGAACGGTCATACAAATGGATTCCAGGAAATTGAAAGAAATTCAGAGTGGTCAGAGAAAACCAGAGGGGATGGAGAAAGGATTGAACTTTTGAAGAGGGAAGTTAGTGAGTTGAAGGAATTGATTGAAGGAAAAGACTACTTGTTGAAAAGCTACAAGGAGCAGAAATCCGAGCTCTCGGTGAAGATCAAAGAGTTGCAGCAGAGATTAGATTCTCAGCTTCCAAATATTTTGTAG
- the LOC140974498 gene encoding uncharacterized protein isoform X2 yields MPIKMKPKVTEANRRPRNLQEGVPNWILVAGGALLSTLSIHLGYKLKQFLDTRQTVTRSQSLIGSRNVVEVKQNSDGQMMSEPDISLPLVTVPTSAFNEENGVMWSSSPDRLELPQKPFHQSNSSDSPCVSESGSNIFNKREVIQKLRQQLKRRDDMILEMQDQIAELQNSHSVQLSHCSHLQSLLDAANRDLFDSEREIQRLRKAIADHCVGHISSGEKSPTVPTWPAEWKNGHTNGFQEIERNSEWSEKTRGDGERIELLKREVSELKELIEGKDYLLKSYKEQKSELSVKIKELQQRLDSQLPNIL; encoded by the exons ATGCCTATCAAGATGAAGCCAAAAGTCACTGAGGCGAATAGGAGGCCTAGAAATCTTCAGGAAGGGGTGCCAAACTGGATCCTTGTGGCCGGGGGTGCGTTGCTGAGTACATTGTCAATCCACCTGGGCTATAAACTGAAGCAGTTTCTTGATACCAGACAAACAGTGACTAGGAGCCAAAGTTTGATAG GATCGAGGAATGTGGTGGAAGTCAAACAGAATAGTGATGGCCAGATGATGTCAGAACCTGATATTTCGCTTCCCCTTGTGACTGTTCCGACCTCCGCATTCAACGAAGAGAATGGTGTAATGTGGTCATCTTCTCCTGACCGCCTTGAGCTGCCCCAAAAACCTTTCCACCAGTCGAACAGCTCTGATTCACCTTGTGTTTCCGAATCTGGTTCCAACATTTTCAATAAACGGGAAGTCATACAAAAATTGAGACAGCAATTGAAGAGAAGAGATGATATGATACTTGAAATGCAGGATCAAATTGCAGAACTTCAGAACTCCCATAGCGTGCAGCTTTCACATTGTTCCCATCTTCAATCTTTGCTGGATGCTGCGAACAGGGATTTGTTTGATTCGGAAAGGGAAATCCAGAGATTAAGAAAGGCAATCGCAGATCATTGTGTTGGACACATCAGCTCTGGCGAGAAGTCTCCTACTGTTCCCACTTGGCCAGCTGAGTGGAAGAACGGTCATACAAATGGATTCCAGGAAATTGAAAGAAATTCAGAGTGGTCAGAGAAAACCAGAGGGGATGGAGAAAGGATTGAACTTTTGAAGAGGGAAGTTAGTGAGTTGAAGGAATTGATTGAAGGAAAAGACTACTTGTTGAAAAGCTACAAGGAGCAGAAATCCGAGCTCTCGGTGAAGATCAAAGAGTTGCAGCAGAGATTAGATTCTCAGCTTCCAAATATTTTGTAG